Proteins encoded in a region of the Novibacillus thermophilus genome:
- a CDS encoding S41 family peptidase produces the protein MYVRGRTAFLFVILSIVLTALVTMAVLSDGSWLREASVFSSLSESGSPVDRDLEEEFDKLEETYELLQKNYLHEVDSAKLIDGAIQGMVESLGDPYSEYMDPEAADHFHSSLESSFEGIGAEVTMQDGRVTIVAPIDGSPAEKAGLRPNDQVLRVDGESLEGLTLNESVAKIRGPKGTEVELEILRSGSSTPLKITVTRDEIPLETVSSDMLDHNIGKIRLSNFAEKTAEDFAASLKQLEGQNMQGLIIDLRGNPGGYLAAVEEISNLLVPEGRPILWIEDRDGNKKATKSSLDGKKPYPIVVLIDRGSASASEILAAALKEAGGYTLIGEPSFGKGTVQTTRDFKDNSNLKYTIAKWLTPDQNWVHEKGVQPDIKVTYPPYYEATPPSAEEEWKRDDNSEQVRGAQLILEGLGYDTGRTDGYFDAETESAVETFQRDHNLKQTGAIDKPTALKLQEQLVELIRNPENDVMLQRAVDELKKRL, from the coding sequence ATGTATGTACGGGGGCGAACGGCTTTTTTGTTCGTCATTCTTTCGATAGTCCTGACGGCATTGGTCACAATGGCTGTCTTGTCAGACGGATCGTGGCTTCGGGAAGCGAGCGTTTTCTCCAGTCTGTCCGAATCGGGCAGCCCGGTGGATCGCGATTTGGAGGAAGAATTTGACAAACTGGAAGAAACGTATGAGCTGCTGCAAAAGAATTACTTGCACGAAGTGGATTCGGCGAAGCTGATTGACGGTGCCATTCAGGGAATGGTGGAATCCCTCGGGGACCCTTATTCCGAGTACATGGATCCCGAAGCAGCCGACCACTTTCACTCGTCACTGGAATCGTCTTTTGAAGGCATCGGCGCTGAAGTGACGATGCAAGATGGCAGAGTTACCATTGTCGCTCCTATCGACGGGTCGCCGGCGGAAAAAGCAGGTCTGCGCCCAAATGATCAAGTGTTGCGTGTAGATGGGGAAAGTTTGGAAGGGCTGACGCTAAACGAGTCCGTTGCAAAAATTCGCGGACCGAAAGGGACAGAGGTGGAGTTGGAGATTCTGCGCTCTGGAAGTTCCACTCCGCTGAAAATTACTGTCACCCGCGACGAAATTCCTCTAGAAACGGTATCCTCTGACATGTTGGACCACAACATCGGAAAGATACGTCTGTCCAATTTTGCTGAGAAAACGGCAGAAGACTTTGCTGCCAGTTTAAAACAGCTGGAAGGACAAAACATGCAAGGCTTGATTATCGATTTGCGCGGAAACCCTGGAGGGTATTTGGCTGCCGTTGAAGAGATCAGCAACCTGCTCGTTCCAGAAGGAAGGCCCATCTTGTGGATCGAGGACCGGGACGGAAACAAAAAAGCGACGAAGTCGTCGCTGGACGGAAAAAAACCGTACCCGATCGTCGTGTTGATCGATCGGGGAAGCGCGAGTGCCTCCGAAATTTTGGCGGCTGCTTTAAAAGAAGCTGGCGGATATACGCTGATCGGAGAACCGTCTTTCGGCAAGGGGACCGTACAGACGACACGGGACTTCAAAGACAACAGCAATCTGAAGTACACCATTGCCAAATGGCTGACCCCTGATCAAAACTGGGTACACGAAAAAGGGGTGCAGCCGGACATTAAAGTCACGTACCCTCCCTATTACGAGGCGACTCCCCCTTCTGCAGAGGAGGAGTGGAAACGGGATGACAATTCGGAACAGGTGCGCGGCGCTCAACTGATCCTCGAAGGGCTTGGATACGACACGGGACGTACGGACGGGTACTTTGACGCTGAGACAGAGAGTGCAGTCGAAACTTTTCAACGCGATCACAACCTTAAGCAGACAGGTGCCATTGACAAGCCAACTGCACTGAAACTGCAGGAACAACTGGTGGAATTGATTCGCAATCCGGAAAACGACGTGATGTTACAGCGCGCTGTTGACGAATTGAAAAAAAGATTGTAA